Proteins encoded in a region of the Nocardia asteroides genome:
- the eccA gene encoding type VII secretion AAA-ATPase EccA, with translation MSAAEDAFYTGVQNLGLVAGGVRNEQHAAAAFRAATDLDPDMCDAWLGRAMAGEVTSEVIYGAYRSVHNLYRDQQRAGLVDRALWCQVEIGMYGLRVAMADRDQIAIAQACSYAEGGEWQEAAAILDEVPSDDVADFVRMSLFFRTKQWPEVLAARTARPVLEDGLLDIAAELMAAQSLAHLGRFGEAMPRAQRIVEDSSSGNLSYIWADAHFLLGMLMRHNGDHDAADKILNGLQGSALWPEREEWQRAVRDKSYRFEVATAELIASRTNKWDPKTGDDPREAAANAARAERESLLTEASDLLQAQIGMDSVKEQVDRLKSGVLMDQVRAKRGLAVDSKSQHLIFSGPPGTGKTTIARVIAKIFAGLGVVENADVIEVSRNDMVGTHLGHTAPKTNALIDSALGGVLFIDEAYTLIQEGLSGGDAFGKEAVDTLLARMENDRDKLVVIIAGYEDQIDRFLASNDGLASRFTKRIRFASYDADELVQIAEHIAQKKDSILSEQAREVLRLRCEELAGQTKNGRRLIDLAGNGRFVRNVVEAAEAERDYRFTRENVDIAAMTDEELMTIDAFDVTAALEGLAPSTRV, from the coding sequence GTGTCAGCGGCCGAGGACGCGTTCTACACGGGTGTTCAGAATCTTGGGTTGGTCGCCGGTGGCGTGCGCAACGAACAGCACGCGGCGGCGGCGTTTCGGGCCGCCACCGACCTCGACCCGGACATGTGCGATGCCTGGCTCGGGCGCGCTATGGCGGGGGAGGTCACCTCTGAGGTGATCTACGGTGCCTATCGGTCGGTGCACAACCTCTATCGCGACCAGCAGCGAGCGGGTCTGGTAGACCGCGCCCTGTGGTGCCAGGTCGAAATCGGCATGTACGGGCTGCGTGTCGCGATGGCCGATCGCGACCAGATCGCGATTGCGCAGGCTTGCTCGTATGCCGAAGGCGGTGAATGGCAGGAAGCGGCGGCGATTCTCGATGAGGTCCCCAGCGACGATGTCGCGGATTTCGTGCGCATGTCGCTGTTCTTCCGGACGAAGCAGTGGCCGGAGGTGCTCGCCGCGCGCACGGCGCGGCCGGTGCTGGAAGACGGCCTGCTGGATATCGCCGCCGAGCTGATGGCCGCCCAGTCGCTGGCGCACCTCGGGCGCTTCGGTGAGGCCATGCCACGCGCGCAGCGGATCGTGGAGGACAGCTCGTCGGGCAATCTGTCCTACATCTGGGCCGATGCCCACTTCCTGCTCGGCATGCTGATGCGGCACAACGGCGATCACGACGCCGCCGACAAGATCCTCAACGGACTGCAAGGATCGGCGCTGTGGCCCGAGCGCGAGGAATGGCAGCGCGCCGTCCGGGACAAGTCCTACCGGTTCGAGGTCGCCACCGCCGAACTCATCGCCTCCCGGACGAACAAGTGGGACCCGAAGACGGGTGACGACCCCCGCGAAGCGGCCGCCAACGCGGCCCGCGCCGAACGTGAGAGTCTCCTTACGGAGGCTTCGGATCTGCTGCAGGCGCAGATCGGCATGGATTCGGTCAAAGAGCAGGTCGACCGGCTCAAGTCCGGTGTGCTGATGGACCAGGTTCGCGCCAAGCGCGGCCTCGCCGTGGATTCGAAATCGCAGCACCTGATTTTCTCCGGTCCTCCCGGCACGGGTAAGACGACCATCGCTCGCGTGATCGCCAAGATCTTCGCCGGCCTGGGCGTCGTCGAGAACGCCGACGTCATCGAGGTATCCCGCAATGACATGGTCGGCACCCATCTGGGTCACACGGCGCCCAAGACCAACGCGCTGATCGACTCGGCGCTCGGCGGTGTGCTGTTCATCGACGAGGCGTACACGCTGATCCAGGAAGGCCTTTCCGGCGGGGACGCGTTCGGCAAGGAAGCGGTCGACACGCTGCTGGCCCGGATGGAGAACGACCGCGACAAGCTCGTCGTGATCATCGCCGGATACGAGGACCAGATCGACCGGTTCCTCGCGTCCAACGACGGTCTGGCCTCCCGTTTCACCAAGCGCATCCGTTTCGCCAGCTACGACGCCGATGAACTGGTGCAGATCGCCGAGCACATCGCGCAGAAGAAGGATTCGATACTGTCCGAGCAGGCGCGCGAGGTGCTGCGGCTGCGGTGTGAGGAATTGGCGGGACAGACCAAGAACGGTCGTCGGCTGATCGACCTGGCAGGCAACGGCCGCTTCGTCCGCAACGTGGTCGAGGCCGCCGAAGCCGAGCGTGACTACCGCTTCACCAGGGAAAACGTCGACATCGCCGCGATGACCGATGAGGAACTCATGACGATCGACGCGTTCGACGTCACCGCGGCACTGGAGGGTCTGGCGCCGAGCACGCGGGTGTGA
- a CDS encoding C40 family peptidase, with amino-acid sequence MAPALTDDLDGVLRSLVALYGDGQPAGQAASVTQAIAADMRAHSGAVALRYGEAQGMQLSIAESHAGKDSIVSKAVGESGDGTVNGRGRLTNHIADFQARMQAIASVGDTRFSGPALLAAAQTTISNATKQVDADVAAARQQASQIMPPATPPTRQARHGGVPRRRRRTRSRARSRSASRLRRDGMVRSDGTKGGNAVLAASKWLGTDYVWGGGGAGGPSGGGFDCSGLTQYAIAQASNGEVVLPRTTYEQIYSGVRVHPDDVRAGDLVFPGSSFSTRGPEHVQLAAGNGMVIEAPYTGSVVKWSRMDSNSVVVRVL; translated from the coding sequence ATGGCACCTGCACTGACTGACGACCTGGACGGAGTACTTCGATCGCTGGTCGCCCTATATGGCGACGGTCAGCCCGCCGGCCAGGCGGCGAGCGTGACCCAGGCGATCGCCGCTGACATGCGTGCTCATTCCGGGGCGGTGGCGTTACGATACGGCGAGGCGCAGGGGATGCAGCTGTCGATCGCGGAATCGCATGCGGGCAAGGACAGCATCGTCAGCAAAGCCGTGGGCGAGTCCGGCGACGGAACGGTCAACGGCCGTGGCCGCCTGACCAACCACATCGCGGACTTCCAGGCCCGCATGCAGGCGATCGCCTCGGTGGGCGATACCCGATTCAGCGGTCCCGCACTGCTCGCTGCCGCGCAGACCACCATCTCCAATGCCACGAAGCAGGTCGATGCCGACGTCGCAGCCGCGCGGCAGCAAGCCTCGCAGATCATGCCGCCCGCGACGCCGCCGACCCGGCAGGCCAGGCACGGCGGCGTGCCGCGCAGGCGGCGGCGTACCAGGTCCAGGGCTAGGTCCAGGTCCGCTTCTCGGCTGCGCCGCGACGGCATGGTGCGCTCGGACGGGACGAAGGGCGGGAACGCGGTGCTGGCCGCCAGCAAATGGCTAGGCACGGACTATGTCTGGGGCGGCGGCGGCGCTGGTGGCCCGAGTGGCGGCGGCTTCGACTGCTCGGGCCTGACACAGTACGCGATCGCCCAGGCCAGTAACGGTGAAGTGGTGCTGCCCCGCACTACATACGAGCAGATCTACAGCGGGGTTCGGGTGCACCCGGACGACGTACGTGCTGGAGACCTGGTGTTTCCTGGCTCATCCTTCAGCACCAGAGGACCGGAGCACGTGCAGCTCGCCGCAGGCAACGGCATGGTCATAGAGGCGCCGTACACCGGCTCGGTGGTGAAGTGGTCACGCATGGACAGCAACTCCGTCGTCGTGCGAGTGCTGTGA